The nucleotide window aaaatatTAGAaggaacaaaacagaaacagaaaatcacaCGGAAATTGTGCCGTGCCGTGTCTAAATACAAAGAAGCATTTGAAAAATTTTCTCAAATACAACATGCCAAAGAAAAGTTAGGACTCACCTTGGAATGAGTGCCTTTGCTTCTTCTGCTGCTTCTGGGCACAGATTGGCTAAACTTGCCAGTTCAAATTTATGTAGTTTCTTTTGCAAGAGTAAGCTGTGAAACAAACCACAGACATTTTAATGAAGTTATAATTAAAGACAAGACATTAAACAATTTCTTGCCACAttagaacacacacatattacgCGCCCCACAGAGTTAACAGCAGGTCACGACCCTGACCTTCGCACGCTGGTGATGGTCTCACGGTTCTTGAAGCGACTGAATCGAGCCGTGTAGTTCAGAGTCTTCATGAAGACCTCAGAGAGCTCCTGCTCGTCCTCCGCGCTCTCGTTCTGCTGTTTGCGATGCTCGAGCAGCATGTGAACCTCAGAGTTCAGCAGCGTCTCTGAATTCTCAAACTCTGCTCAGAAAAGACATGGAACATATGAGTATCCAGGAAATATGACGCAGTCCGGAAAACCGTATAATTTTACAAAGAAGAACAACAAGTAACTGCTGTTTCATTACAGAAATAACAGAAGTAAGCTGTGTTTAAC belongs to Hoplias malabaricus isolate fHopMal1 chromosome 9, fHopMal1.hap1, whole genome shotgun sequence and includes:
- the polr2d gene encoding DNA-directed RNA polymerase II subunit RPB4, which codes for MATGSAGAPSVGDVEEDASQLLFPKEFENSETLLNSEVHMLLEHRKQQNESAEDEQELSEVFMKTLNYTARFSRFKNRETITSVRSLLLQKKLHKFELASLANLCPEAAEEAKALIPSLEGRFEDEELQQILDDIQTKRSFQY